A stretch of DNA from Leucobacter luti:
GTGGTCATAGTGCGTAGTTTCTCACGTTCAGCTGGTTCGAAGCGGAGGCCGGATACATTAGTGTATCGAAACGGATACGCTCGTGTATCGTCCGTTCATGATCGGAAGGCCCCACCACGCATGTCGACCCTGCTCTATGCGATTGGCCGGTGGGCCACCGGTGCACGGAAGCTCGTCCTCATCCTCTGGATCGCGCTGCTGGCGGTGCTGGGGATCGGCGCTGGCCTGTTTTCGCAGGGTGCCAATGCCCCGATCTCGATTCCAGGTACTGAATCGCAAGAGGCGATCGACACTCTGGGACGTACGTTCCCCGAGGTGAGTGGCACGAGCGCCACGATCATCGTCGTCGCGCCGGAGGGTGAACGAGTCGACGCAGCTCCGTTCACGCAGGAGATCGTGGCTGCGGCGGAGGAACTCGCGGACTTGCCGCAGGTCAACGCCGTCTCGTATCCCTTCGCCGACCAGGGCGCGACCGGGCTCAGCGATGACGGCCGCGCAGCACTGCTCACCGTGCAGATTGATGCGACGCAGAGCGATACACCGGCGGAGACGAGCGACGGCATCACGCGGGTCTCCGCTGAGCTGCAGGACGCACTCCCTGCCGGCTCCGAAACTTCCTACGGCGGCGACCTCTTTTCGGTCTCCATTCCTGGCTTCACGATCACCGAGGCCCTCGGTGTGGTGATCGCGTTCATCGTGCTCCTGTTCACACTCGGGTCACTCCTCGCGGCGGGCATGCCGCTCCTCATTGCGATCCTGGGTGTCGGCGTCACCATCGCTGGCCTGTTCGTCACGACCGCGTTCGCGGACATGACCTCGACCACTCCAATGCTCGCGCTGATGCTCGGCCTCGCCGTCGGCATCGACTACACCCTCTTTATTGTGAGCCGCCATCAAGAGCAGCTACGCGCGGGCTTGGGCGTGAACGAATCCATTGCGCGCGCTACCGCAACCAGCGGATCTGCTGTGGTGTTTGCCGGCCTCACGGTAATCATCGCGCTGCTCGGCCTCGCCGTTGCGGGGATCCCGTTCCTCACCGCGCTCGGCGTCGCGGCCGCCGCAGGTGTTGGCATCGCAGTGCTGATCGGCATCACGCTCACGCCCGCCGTGCTCGCCATGGCTGGCGTCAAGATCCTGCCCAAGAAGCAGCGCGCCGCGTATCTCGCGGCGACGGGGCAAGCGCTCGAATTCACGGAGGCGGAAGCGACAGCCGGACCGGATAGCGGCGACCACCCGGCTCTCACGGATTCCCGTCAGGCCGCAAAGCCAGCGAAGGCGACCGCGCCAGCACCGGCCGCGGCCGGTCCGAGCCGAGCGGACCGGTTCTTTGGCGGATGGGTCCGACTGGCCACTGCGAAGCCGATCGTCACCATCCTCGTGGTGCTCATCGGCCTTGGCGCCGCCGCGCTGCCAGCGATGAGTCTGAGGCTCGCTCTCCCGGGCGCCGAGACGCTCGAAGAGACGAACCCGGCTCGGGTCACCTACGAACTCACGGGTGAGCACTTTGGTGAGGGCGCGAACGGCCCGCTGATCCTCACCGGCTCGATCATCACGAGCGAGGATCCGCTCGGCCTGATGGAGGATCTCGCCGACGAAGTTCGGGCGCTCCCTGGCGTGGCAGATGTGCCGCTCGCAACTCCGAATCAGAACGCAGACACCGGCATCATTCAGGTGGT
This window harbors:
- a CDS encoding MMPL family transporter, which translates into the protein MSTLLYAIGRWATGARKLVLILWIALLAVLGIGAGLFSQGANAPISIPGTESQEAIDTLGRTFPEVSGTSATIIVVAPEGERVDAAPFTQEIVAAAEELADLPQVNAVSYPFADQGATGLSDDGRAALLTVQIDATQSDTPAETSDGITRVSAELQDALPAGSETSYGGDLFSVSIPGFTITEALGVVIAFIVLLFTLGSLLAAGMPLLIAILGVGVTIAGLFVTTAFADMTSTTPMLALMLGLAVGIDYTLFIVSRHQEQLRAGLGVNESIARATATSGSAVVFAGLTVIIALLGLAVAGIPFLTALGVAAAAGVGIAVLIGITLTPAVLAMAGVKILPKKQRAAYLAATGQALEFTEAEATAGPDSGDHPALTDSRQAAKPAKATAPAPAAAGPSRADRFFGGWVRLATAKPIVTILVVLIGLGAAALPAMSLRLALPGAETLEETNPARVTYELTGEHFGEGANGPLILTGSIITSEDPLGLMEDLADEVRALPGVADVPLATPNQNADTGIIQVVPEDGPQSESTEKLVAEIRSHHDEWEQKYGVSLAVTGFTAVGIDVSHLLGEALLPFGILVVGLSLILLAMVFRSVWVPIKATLGYLLSVGAAFGAVVAVFQWGWLGDLLNVHSAGPVLSFMPIILMGVLFGLAMDYEVFLVARIREEYVHGANAQDAIRRGFVGSAKVVTAAALIMFAVFAAFVPEGDPSIKVIALGLAVGVFVDAFIVRMTLVPAVLALLGDRAWWMPRWFAKVLPSFDVEGEGLARELAYAEWPADQPTAVIASERAQIGATAKLPELRVAPGDVLVLDPRDPVSLPLAEAVVGRAPVTRGSVKVAGLLLPERASSLRARSAWATPESLREALGERPSVLVLDLRAAAERPLPLALVDAMRSGLAARTVETSAPRPPNSHLWCSENANLRSGSCPATHDS